The following are encoded together in the Pectobacterium punjabense genome:
- the potB gene encoding spermidine/putrescine ABC transporter permease PotB, whose translation MKTSRKRFQNTIIAFIVAWLVLFVFLPNLMIIGTSFLTRDDTHFVSLVFTLENYTRLADPLYASVLLHSLNMAVIATLCCLILGYPFAFILARLPQKVQPLMLFLLIVPFWTNSLIRIYGLKIFLSTRGHLNEFLLWTGLIDTPLRIMYTSEAVILGLIYILLPFMVLPLYSSIEKLDKSYLEAARDLGANKWQTFIRVVIPLTMPGIIAGCLLVLLPAMGLFFVADLMGGAKNLLIGNVIKSQFLNIRDWPFGAATSICLTLVMGVLLFIYYRTARLLNKKGELE comes from the coding sequence ATGAAGACATCGCGTAAACGCTTTCAAAACACCATTATTGCCTTCATCGTTGCCTGGCTGGTGCTGTTTGTTTTCTTGCCCAACCTGATGATCATCGGAACCAGTTTTCTGACGCGCGATGACACCCACTTCGTCAGCCTGGTCTTTACGCTGGAAAACTACACGCGGCTGGCCGATCCACTTTATGCTTCAGTCCTGTTGCATTCGCTGAATATGGCCGTTATCGCCACGCTCTGCTGTCTGATCTTGGGCTATCCGTTCGCCTTTATTCTGGCACGCTTACCGCAAAAAGTTCAGCCATTGATGTTGTTTCTGCTGATTGTGCCATTTTGGACCAACTCGCTGATTCGCATTTACGGACTGAAAATTTTCCTTAGTACACGCGGCCATCTGAATGAGTTTCTGCTCTGGACGGGCTTGATTGATACACCGCTACGGATTATGTACACCTCCGAAGCCGTTATTCTCGGGCTGATTTATATCCTGCTGCCTTTCATGGTGCTACCGCTTTACTCCAGTATTGAAAAACTCGATAAATCCTATCTTGAAGCCGCACGCGATCTGGGTGCCAATAAATGGCAAACCTTCATTCGCGTGGTGATCCCGCTAACCATGCCGGGAATTATCGCCGGATGTCTGCTGGTGCTGCTGCCTGCCATGGGATTGTTCTTCGTTGCCGATCTGATGGGCGGAGCCAAGAATTTGCTGATCGGTAACGTGATTAAAAGCCAGTTTCTTAATATCCGCGATTGGCCGTTTGGTGCCGCCACTAGCATCTGTCTGACGCTGGTCATGGGCGTGCTGCTGTTTATCTACTACCGTACAGCCCGCCTGCTGAATAAAAAGGGAGAGCTGGAATGA
- the potA gene encoding spermidine/putrescine ABC transporter ATP-binding protein PotA, with product MKENSLTVPVIELINVHKGFDGKDIISHFNLTINDGEFLTILGPSGCGKTTVLRLIAGLETVDSGNIMLEKQDITHQPAEQRHVNTVFQSYALFPHLSVFENVAFGLRMQKTPAAEITPRVIDALKMVQLEEMAQRRPHQLSGGQQQRVAIARAVVNQPKVLLLDESLSALDYKLRKQMQNELKALQRKLGITFIFVTHDQEEALTMSDRIVVMRDGRIEQDGTPREIYEEPKNLFVASFIGEINIFDAIALEQLDEQRVRAQVEGHECIITVSVPVNVGQHLNVLLRPEDLRVEELGDDMQAEGMVGYVRERNYKGMTLESNIELENGKMVMVSEFFNEDDPDFDHSLNQKVDVTWVESWEVVLHDEDIA from the coding sequence ATGAAAGAAAACTCCCTAACCGTGCCGGTCATTGAATTGATCAACGTCCACAAAGGTTTTGATGGCAAAGACATCATTTCACACTTTAATCTCACCATTAATGACGGTGAATTTTTAACGATCCTTGGGCCCTCCGGCTGCGGTAAAACCACCGTACTGCGCCTGATTGCCGGTCTGGAAACGGTCGATAGCGGCAATATCATGCTGGAAAAGCAGGACATTACCCATCAGCCCGCCGAGCAGCGGCACGTTAATACTGTATTTCAAAGCTATGCACTGTTTCCTCACCTCAGCGTGTTTGAAAACGTGGCGTTTGGCCTACGCATGCAGAAAACGCCTGCCGCGGAGATTACCCCACGCGTGATTGACGCGTTGAAAATGGTGCAGTTGGAAGAAATGGCACAGCGCCGCCCGCACCAGTTGTCCGGTGGCCAACAACAGCGTGTTGCCATCGCCCGCGCGGTCGTTAACCAGCCGAAAGTGCTGCTGCTGGACGAATCTCTGTCTGCACTCGATTACAAACTGCGTAAGCAGATGCAGAATGAACTGAAAGCGCTGCAACGTAAGCTGGGTATTACCTTCATTTTTGTCACACACGATCAGGAAGAAGCACTGACGATGTCCGATCGCATCGTGGTGATGCGCGACGGGCGGATCGAGCAAGATGGCACACCGCGTGAAATCTACGAAGAACCGAAAAATCTGTTCGTTGCCAGTTTCATCGGTGAAATCAATATCTTTGATGCCATCGCACTGGAACAACTGGACGAACAGCGGGTTCGCGCACAGGTTGAAGGCCACGAATGCATTATTACCGTCAGCGTCCCAGTCAACGTTGGCCAACACCTCAACGTGCTGCTGCGGCCGGAAGATTTACGCGTCGAAGAACTGGGTGATGACATGCAGGCGGAAGGAATGGTGGGTTACGTGCGCGAACGTAACTATAAAGGCATGACGCTGGAATCCAACATCGAGTTGGAAAATGGCAAGATGGTCATGGTTAGCGAGTTCTTTAACGAAGACGATCCCGACTTCGATCATTCACTCAACCAGAAAGTGGACGTCACCTGGGTGGAAAGTTGGGAGGTAGTCCTGCACGATGAAGACATCGCGTAA
- the pepT gene encoding peptidase T — MDKLLDRFLNYVSFDTQSKSGVRQVPSTDGQLKLARALQQELLELGFEQIALSKQGCLTATLAANVAWPVPAIGFISHMDTSPDFSGKNVNPQILENYRGGDIALGMGDEVLSPVMFPVLHQLLGHTLITTDGKTLLGADDKAGIAEIITALVRLKKSQLPHGDIRIAFTPDEEIGKGAQFFDVKAFNAQWAYTVDGGGVGELEYENFNAASVQIKIVGNNVHPGSAKGVMVNALTLAARYHQQVPESESPEQTDGYQGFYHLHSMKGSVERADLHYIVRDFDRNGFERRKQMMLDIAEKVGAGLHPDCYIEVTIADTYYNMREQVEQHPHIIALAQQAMRDCDIEPNMKPIRGGTDGAHLSFQGLPCPNLFTGGYNYHGKHEFVTLEGMEKAVSVIMRIAELTALRAKP; from the coding sequence ATGGATAAATTACTCGACAGATTTTTGAATTACGTTTCATTTGATACACAGTCTAAATCCGGCGTTCGGCAGGTGCCGAGCACCGATGGTCAATTGAAACTGGCGCGTGCGTTGCAGCAGGAACTGCTCGAACTGGGATTTGAACAAATCGCATTGAGCAAACAAGGTTGCCTGACGGCGACGCTGGCGGCGAATGTGGCCTGGCCCGTTCCGGCCATCGGCTTTATTTCACATATGGATACGTCACCGGATTTTAGTGGCAAAAATGTGAATCCACAGATTCTGGAAAACTACCGCGGTGGCGATATTGCCTTGGGTATGGGAGATGAAGTGCTGTCACCCGTCATGTTCCCGGTACTGCACCAGTTACTGGGACACACGCTGATTACAACAGATGGCAAAACGCTGCTGGGAGCGGATGATAAAGCGGGGATCGCTGAGATTATTACCGCGCTGGTACGATTGAAAAAAAGTCAGCTACCGCACGGTGATATTCGTATTGCCTTTACGCCCGATGAAGAGATTGGCAAGGGCGCGCAGTTTTTTGATGTCAAAGCGTTTAACGCACAGTGGGCCTATACCGTAGACGGTGGTGGTGTTGGTGAACTGGAGTATGAGAATTTTAATGCTGCATCGGTTCAGATAAAAATCGTAGGCAACAATGTGCATCCCGGTAGCGCCAAAGGCGTGATGGTCAATGCACTGACGCTGGCCGCTCGCTATCACCAGCAGGTGCCAGAGAGTGAGTCACCGGAGCAGACGGATGGCTACCAAGGGTTCTATCACCTCCACAGTATGAAAGGTTCTGTAGAACGGGCAGATCTACACTATATCGTCAGGGATTTTGACCGTAATGGCTTTGAGCGGCGTAAGCAGATGATGCTGGATATTGCTGAAAAGGTCGGCGCGGGGCTGCACCCGGATTGCTATATCGAAGTTACGATCGCCGATACCTATTACAACATGCGTGAGCAGGTTGAACAGCACCCGCATATTATCGCATTAGCACAGCAGGCGATGCGGGATTGCGATATTGAACCGAATATGAAACCGATTCGTGGCGGTACTGACGGCGCACACCTGTCATTTCAGGGGTTACCGTGCCCGAATCTGTTTACTGGTGGCTATAACTATCATGGTAAACATGAATTTGTCACGCTGGAAGGGATGGAAAAGGCGGTTTCCGTGATTATGCGCATTGCCGAGCTGACGGCGCTGCGCGCAAAACCGTAA
- a CDS encoding cupin domain-containing protein, whose protein sequence is MDYQLNLDWQDFLANYWQKRPLLIKGGFTHFIDPISPDELAGLALENEVDSRLVSHQNGRWQVSHGPFESYDHLGESNWSLLVQAVDHWHEPSSALMQPFRQLPDWRTDDLMISFSVPGGGVGPHLDQYDVFIIQGTGRRRWRIGEKIPMKQHCPHPDLLQVEPFEAIIDEELEPGDIVYIPPGFPHEGYSLENSLNYSVGFRAPNARELVSGFADYVLSRELGSYRYSDPDVPSRDHIASVLPQELDALQKMMLDLVQQPEHFQNWFGEFISQSRHELDLSPPEPPYQAGEVYDYLQQGEPLRRLGGLRVICVGDSCFVNGEKVNSTHKAALFALAEHTTIDAERLGDALDDPSFLAQLTVLINSGYWYFAD, encoded by the coding sequence ATGGACTATCAGCTTAACCTCGACTGGCAGGATTTCTTAGCGAACTACTGGCAAAAACGTCCGCTCCTGATTAAAGGCGGTTTCACACATTTTATCGACCCAATTTCGCCTGACGAACTCGCCGGTCTGGCGTTGGAAAATGAGGTAGATAGCCGACTCGTCAGCCATCAGAATGGACGTTGGCAGGTGAGCCATGGTCCTTTCGAGAGCTATGACCACCTGGGGGAAAGTAACTGGTCGCTGTTGGTGCAGGCCGTCGATCACTGGCATGAGCCCTCTTCCGCCTTGATGCAGCCCTTTCGACAACTGCCGGACTGGCGCACCGATGATTTGATGATTTCATTTTCCGTTCCCGGCGGTGGCGTAGGGCCACATCTGGATCAGTATGATGTTTTCATTATTCAGGGAACGGGACGTCGCCGCTGGCGCATCGGTGAAAAAATACCGATGAAGCAGCACTGTCCGCATCCAGACCTGCTTCAGGTTGAGCCGTTTGAGGCCATTATTGATGAAGAACTGGAGCCGGGTGATATTGTGTACATTCCACCGGGCTTCCCGCATGAAGGCTATTCACTGGAAAACTCGCTGAATTACTCGGTCGGGTTCCGAGCACCGAACGCTCGCGAGCTGGTCAGCGGCTTTGCGGATTATGTCCTTTCCCGCGAACTCGGCAGCTATCGCTACAGCGACCCTGATGTTCCATCCCGCGATCATATCGCCAGCGTACTGCCGCAAGAGTTGGATGCGCTGCAAAAAATGATGCTGGATCTGGTGCAGCAGCCGGAGCATTTCCAGAACTGGTTTGGCGAATTTATTTCCCAGTCCCGTCACGAGCTCGATCTCTCACCGCCGGAGCCACCTTATCAGGCAGGCGAAGTGTATGACTATCTGCAACAAGGTGAACCGCTGCGCCGTTTAGGTGGCTTGCGGGTCATCTGCGTTGGCGATAGCTGCTTCGTTAACGGGGAAAAAGTGAACAGTACGCACAAAGCGGCGCTGTTTGCGTTGGCTGAGCACACGACTATTGATGCGGAACGGCTGGGCGATGCACTGGACGATCCCTCTTTCCTCGCACAGCTCACCGTGCTGATTAATAGCGGTTACTGGTACTTCGCGGATTAA
- the phoQ gene encoding two-component system sensor histidine kinase PhoQ, translating into MSDTDKKLPFSLRIRFLLATAAIVLALSLAYGVVAIIGYSVNFDKTSFRLLRGESNLYYSLAQWRDNQLNIVTPPDVDINFPTLVLIYDEHGNMLWREKHVPELEALIKSEWLNKTAYHELDTDTDTSSAVLTGNTLLLSSLRALNGTQSNALTHSIAVNVYPKTEHLPSITIVVVDRIPQELQQEDVVWEWFSYVLIANLLLVLPLLWLGAHWSLRPIQHLVKQIAELEKGTRDQLDENPPRELFSLVKNLNILLNNERQRYHKYRTTLTDLTHSLKTPLAVLQTTLRALRTGKEITIDQAEPIMLAQISRISQQIGYYLHRASVRAEHNLLIREVHSVPALLDGLCSALNKVYQRKGVALTLDIPPELTFVGEKNDFMEVMGNILDNACKYCLEFVEISVQHSDHKLHLIIDDDGPGILESKREVIFQRGQRADRMRPGQGIGLAVAVEIIEQYQGEILISDSALGGARVEAIFSRQNLSQNEG; encoded by the coding sequence ATGAGTGATACCGATAAGAAGTTACCCTTCTCGCTTCGCATTCGTTTTTTACTTGCGACAGCGGCCATTGTGCTGGCGTTGTCGCTAGCTTATGGCGTCGTCGCCATTATCGGTTATAGCGTCAACTTCGATAAAACGTCATTCCGCCTATTACGTGGCGAGAGCAACCTTTACTACAGTCTCGCACAGTGGCGCGACAACCAACTGAATATCGTTACGCCGCCCGACGTTGACATCAACTTCCCCACTCTGGTGTTGATATATGATGAGCATGGCAATATGCTCTGGCGCGAAAAACATGTCCCAGAACTGGAAGCGCTAATAAAATCCGAATGGCTGAACAAAACGGCCTACCATGAATTAGATACTGACACGGATACCAGCAGTGCGGTCTTAACGGGCAATACTTTGCTGTTAAGCAGCCTGCGAGCACTGAATGGTACGCAAAGCAATGCCTTAACGCACTCCATCGCCGTAAACGTTTATCCGAAGACCGAGCATCTCCCTTCCATCACCATTGTGGTGGTCGACCGTATCCCACAGGAACTGCAACAGGAAGACGTAGTGTGGGAGTGGTTCAGCTATGTTTTGATCGCTAATCTCCTGCTGGTGCTTCCCTTGCTTTGGCTTGGTGCCCACTGGAGTTTGCGCCCCATTCAGCATCTGGTAAAACAGATCGCTGAATTAGAAAAAGGCACGCGCGATCAACTGGATGAAAATCCGCCGCGCGAATTGTTCAGCCTGGTAAAAAACCTGAATATTCTGCTGAACAACGAACGCCAGCGCTACCATAAATACCGTACAACGCTCACCGATCTCACCCATAGCCTGAAAACGCCGCTGGCGGTCTTGCAGACCACGTTACGCGCGTTGCGTACCGGTAAAGAGATCACTATCGATCAGGCTGAACCCATCATGTTGGCGCAAATCAGTCGTATCTCACAGCAGATAGGGTATTACCTGCATCGTGCCAGCGTACGCGCCGAACATAATCTATTGATACGCGAAGTCCATTCAGTTCCGGCATTACTGGATGGCTTATGTTCCGCGTTAAATAAAGTGTACCAGCGTAAGGGCGTCGCCTTGACGCTCGATATTCCGCCCGAGTTGACCTTCGTGGGCGAGAAGAATGACTTCATGGAAGTCATGGGAAATATCCTTGATAACGCCTGTAAGTACTGCCTGGAATTTGTCGAAATTAGCGTGCAGCACTCCGATCATAAACTGCATCTGATTATCGATGATGACGGGCCCGGCATTCTTGAAAGCAAGCGTGAGGTCATTTTCCAACGTGGACAGCGCGCCGACCGCATGCGTCCGGGACAAGGCATCGGCCTCGCCGTCGCTGTTGAAATTATCGAGCAGTATCAGGGGGAGATCCTCATCAGCGACAGCGCACTGGGCGGTGCCCGTGTCGAAGCTATTTTTTCACGCCAGAACCTTAGTCAGAACGAGGGGTGA
- the phoP gene encoding two-component system response regulator PhoP has product MRILVVEDNVLLRHHLTVQMNEMGHQVDAASDAKEADYFLHENMPDIAIVDLGLPDEDGMSMIRRWRANQAKLPILVLTAREGWQDKVAVLEAGADDYVTKPFHMEEVVARLQALMRRNSGLASQIISLPPFEVDLSRRELVIHSAPIKLTAFEYTIIETLIRNKGKVVSKDSLMLQLYPDAELRESHTIDVLMGRLRKKIQQADAPDVITTVRGQGYRFDIDTPSGSV; this is encoded by the coding sequence ATGCGGATTCTGGTCGTTGAAGATAATGTATTACTACGCCATCATTTAACCGTTCAGATGAATGAAATGGGGCATCAGGTCGATGCCGCCTCTGACGCTAAAGAAGCGGATTACTTTCTTCATGAAAACATGCCGGACATTGCTATTGTCGACCTCGGGTTACCCGATGAAGATGGTATGAGCATGATCCGTCGCTGGCGAGCCAATCAGGCCAAGCTGCCTATTCTGGTGCTGACTGCGCGCGAGGGTTGGCAAGACAAAGTTGCCGTGTTGGAAGCGGGTGCGGATGACTACGTCACTAAACCCTTCCACATGGAAGAAGTCGTGGCACGTTTGCAGGCGCTGATGCGGCGCAACAGCGGGTTGGCATCACAAATCATCAGCCTACCGCCCTTTGAGGTCGATTTGTCGCGTCGCGAGTTGGTGATCCACAGCGCTCCCATCAAATTGACAGCGTTTGAATACACCATTATCGAGACGTTGATTCGCAACAAAGGTAAAGTCGTTAGCAAAGATTCCCTGATGCTACAGCTGTATCCAGATGCAGAGCTGCGGGAAAGTCATACCATTGATGTGCTGATGGGACGACTACGCAAGAAAATTCAACAAGCCGATGCGCCGGATGTGATTACTACCGTACGTGGACAAGGATATCGTTTTGATATTGATACTCCCTCAGGTTCGGTATGA